In Bos taurus isolate L1 Dominette 01449 registration number 42190680 breed Hereford chromosome 17, ARS-UCD2.0, whole genome shotgun sequence, the genomic window AGCAGCTGTCCCGGGGTCACCCAGCACAGTGTCAGCCCAAGGGCTCTGTCTGCCACTTGTGAGGCTACCAGCAGGGGCAGCCAAGGGTTGGGGTGAGGCCTCAGGCCCTCTGGGACCCACCTGCCCCCAAGGAGAAGACTTCGGTCCCGGCACAGGGTTGGATTCTCgacccactccctccctccctgaggAGGTCCAGGCACCTCCTGCTCCTGTCTAGAGGTGGGTCCTCTGGCCCGCCCTCAGCCCAGGCCCAGGTGAGCCTGGCTGGAGCCCTCAGCCCTCTTCCTTTGTCCCTAATGCCCATCCGGGGCTGGCTCATGTGGCCCATGTGTGAGGGGCATGCACGATGCTGGATCATTTGTTCAGTCCTCCGCCTAGGACATGCCTAGGAAGCTGTCCCAGGCCCCTGTCGCTAGCACCCCCAAACCCAGCTGCCATGGGCTGTGGGTCAGGCCAGGCCGGGCCCCAGAGGCCAAGAAGGCTAGACTAGACCAAGAGACTAGAAGGGTGGCCGGGGTGGGGCGTGAGCCTGGCCACCTTGCCTCCCTGCCCACTGTGTCTGTATTGGTCCATCTGtccagccctgccccagccctcccttctctctgcctcagctCAGCCCTGCCCTCTCGACCCTGAAAAGGCAGGCCCTGGCACGCATGGGCCCATCCTGTCTGCCAGTTGTGCTCAGATGCCCCCCACTCCTCTGCAGCTGGTGTTGGCCTTGCCTGGCACAGCTGCCGCTCTGGCCTGCCCCAGCCCTGGCACACACTGGGCACCCCTGCTCGGGGGTCCTGGGGCCGGGCTGGGCAAGGCCTCCTTACCCCTGGTCTCTGGTCCCTGTCCACCTGCAGCAGAGGCACTCCAGGCCCACAACACGGTCTTCCAAGAGCACGCGGCCCCCTCCTCACCTGGCTCAGCCCCCAGCACCCGAGGTTTCCGCCGGGCCAGCGAGATCAGCATCGCCAGCCAGGTGTCTGGCATGGCCGAGAGCTACACGGCATCTGGCATCGCCCAGAGTGAGTACAGCAGCGCTACCCACCCATCAGAGCCAGGGGGCTCTGTCCTATTGTGGCCGGTGTCAACCGGGCCCATTATGCCCCCTCAGAGAACAGTTGGAGACTACTGGGGTGGGTGCCACTGGCATCTGGTGGGTAGAGACCTGCTAAACACCTTATGATGCTCAGGATGGCCCCACAGTGAAGAGTCATCCTGCCCCAGTGTCCATCGAGAACTGTGGAAGGAAGGAGCATATGAAAGGGTGgccctggagtggggagccaagTCCAGCTGGTAGGAGATCGGTGGTGCTGTCTCAGCTGCAGGGTGATGGGTCTGCGAGGAGGGGTCCTAGCCCCAGAGGGGCAGATGTTCCTTGAGGGAGAAAGTTGGGGGCCATTTCTGGAGAAGCTGGAGGGGTGGCCCAGGGGAGCCTCCTGTGCACGGCCCCTTTTGCCACCCCAGGGGGTGGATCACCCCGGCCTCCTTGGCTCCTTCCATCTTCTTAGCAGCTGGAAGCAGAGTCTGGACTATCCCCTGTCACTCTTGCCGGGGCCAGCAACCCCCTGCCGGCCTCCCTGCCACATGACTGGCTCCCCAGCCGCCTGTCAGAGCAGACGGTCTAGGCTAAGGCTAGCTGGCGTGGTAGCCCCAGCATGGCTGAGCCTCTCCTGTTGTTCTTGCTCCTCAGAAGCCCCAGCTCTGCTCAGCCACACCCCCAGCGTCAGGCGCCTGTCCCTActtgccctcccccacccagccccctcTACCCTGGGCAAGCGGGAGAGGGCCCCTCGCCTCCCCGACTTGGACATCAGTGAAGGTACCGGGCACCACGGGCCTCCATGCGCACACATGCTTCTCCTCTAATTGGGGTTATGCTTTGATTTCCAGACACATCTCACCCCCAGGGCCCTGCTGACGCCTAACCAGGGAGCTGGAGCTTGGGCTGGGAGCACCCTGACTTCCAGGGAGGAGGCAGAAGCCGCTGGAGTTAGCTAGGGGCTGGGAGCAGGGGGTGGGCTGGATGGAGGCTGGGTGAGGACCGGCGTCACCTATCAGGCAAGCTGTAGGCAGAGAGCTCCGACCCTGAACCAGTGCACCTCCAGCCTCCAGCCACTGGGGAGGCTCTTTGCAAACCTGGGGCAGCCCCCCAGCTCCAAGGGGGAGCCGGATTCACCCGCACATACGCACACAGGCTCCATCTGACTGAAGGCCCTCACTTCACACTCTGCCCGCCAGGGGCTGAGGGCATCAGGCCTCTGCCTTGAGGCCCAGGAACTGAGACTCCCGCTCTGGGAAGCCTTTCACAGTTTTGAGGCCTGGGGAGGTGGGACAGGCATTCAAGGAGTCCAGgagaagcccagagagggcagTGATGAGGCCCAGGGCGGGAGTCGACAAGGGGTTGACCAGGGCCAGGGAGTCCTGCCTCCACACTGggctcttcccctccccctctaACTCCACACCTCCCTGCTGAGCCACAGCCCCGACTCCCCCTCCCCGGAGCACTTGGGATGCTTGCTGCTGTCCCGGCCTCCTGTGCCTTCTCGCCTGCTCCCCTATCGCTGAGCCCAGGAGAAGGAGACTCGCTTTGGTGGTGGTCCTGCTCCCTGGTCAGAGGAGGGTTTTGTCTctgggcagagctgggtctgAGGGGCCAGGTCACCCTAGGGGGCCCAGCCCAGTCACAGTCCCCTCCTCTTGGCAGTTGCTGCGAAGTGGTGGGGCCAGAAGCGGATCGACTATGCCCTGTACTGCCCCGACGCCCTGACGGCCTTTCCCACCGTGGCCCTGCCCCACCTGTTCCACGCCAGCTACTGGGAGTCAACGGATGTGGTCTCCTTCCTGCTGAGACAGGTACCCAGAGTCCCCCTAACAGACACACCAACACCTCTCAGGTCCCTGAGTGACCCTGCTGCTGACTGGGCCCCATTTCATAAATGAGGACGATGGGAGACCCCACTTTTCTGGCCCCAGCACAGGAAGCCGTGGAGATGGGGTGAATGGATGTACACCTTCACGGGACAGATGTGAATTCTGGGGGGCCAGAGGGTGGACTGTAGTGGGGTTTGTCCCACCAAATCCTCACAAGGTTAGTTGGGCCCCTAGGGCCGCTGGCCTCTCCCCACGGAACAGGAAGCCCCAGGCTTGAGTCTGCCCTGTGACCCCCCTCTGTCCCCTCGCAGGTCATGAGGCACGACAACTCCAGTATCTTGGAGCTGGACGGCAAGGAGGTCTCGGTGTTCACCCCCTCGAAGCCAAGAGAGAAGTGGCAGCGCAAGAGGACCCACGTGAAGCTTCGGGTGAGGGATCCTCTGGGTGCCCCGGCTCCAGGGCTCTTGTCCTATTGAATCCTCCTGAGAAaactccattttaaagatgaggaaactgagtcacagagatgTGTGCTGTCTTACTTAATCCTCACAGTCTGAGGTTGGAGCTGTTCCCCCATTTACAGACAGGGACCCACACCAATGCCACGTAGGTCAGTGGCCGAGCTGGACTTGAACCCTGGGCCATCTGACTTTGTGCCCATGCTCACCCCCAGGCCCCTGGGAAGTTTGAGCTAAGCCCAGGAGACCCCAGCCACCCCTCCATCCCCTACCCTGACCCAACCTTGCTCCtgcacctccccaccccagaaTGTGACAGCCAACCACCGGATCAATGACGCGGTCGCCAACGAGGATGGCCCACAGGTCTTGACGGGTCGGTTCATGTACGGGCCCCTGGACATGGTCACCCTGACCGGGGAGAAGGTAAAGACCTGGGGAGCCTGTGGGAGCCCCACCCTGCCCCGCCTCCCTCTGGCTGGGCGGTGGAGAGTCAGGGTTAGGGAGGTCAGGGGCATGGCCACCCATGACCGGCCTGCTTGGCTCCAGGTGGACGTGCACATTATGATGCAGCCGCCCTCGGGTGAGTGGCTGTACCTGGACACGCTGGTGACCAACAGCAGTGGGCGCGTCTCCTACACCATCCCCGAGACCCATCGCCTAGGTGTGGGAGTCTACCCCATCAAGATGGTGGTCAGGTAGGAGCTGGGAAGAACGAGTTGGTGGGCCGACCTGGtctggggctggaggaaggggtCCCAGTGGGTTCTGACGAGCCACCCCCTCCCAGGGGAGACCACACGTTTGCTGACAGCTACATCACCGTGCTGCCCAAGGGCACGGAGTTCGTGGTTTTCAGCATCGATGGCTCCTTCGCTGCCAGCGTGTCCATCATGGGCAGCGACCCCAAAGTGCGGGCCGGGGCCGTGGACGTGGTGCGGTGAGTGCCCCCAGGGGCAGCGGGTGGGCTCGAAGGCAGGTAGctgggggctgggcagagaggaTGGTCTTGGGTGCCAGAGCCAGGACAGGGGGCAGGGACCCTGTGGCTTGGAGGGGCCAGCAGCACCACTTCCCAGCTGGGATCTCTTACTGTGGAtgcctcagttccctcacctgGGAAGCGGGGCTTTTCCTAACAAGACCAGTTACACCTGCTGCAGAGGGTGGAAGTGGGGATTGTGAGAGGCGAGCAGTGAGCACCGTGCTGGGGCtgttactgttgaagcctgtgcCCACTAGTGGGGCTGGCTGGGCAAGGAGACCAGGCAGCCCCAGAGGGAGGACAGTGCGGCCGTGGGACACCCAGGCCTGCCCCTCGCCCCCAGGCACTGGCAGGACCTGGGCTACCTCATCATCTACGTGACTGGCCGGCCTGACATGCAGAAGCAGCGAGTGGTGGCGTGGTTGGCTCAGCACAACTTCCCCCACGGCGTGGTGTCCTTCTGTGACGGCCTGGTGCACGACCCGCTGCGGCACAAGGCCAACTTCCTGAAGCTGCTCATCTCCGAGGTGGGTCCCCCGGTGGAAGGGagcggggtaggggtgggggtggaagggcTGAGCCTGCGCCCACACCGGTCTCGCCCACAGCTGCACCTGCGCGTGCACGCGGCCTACGGCTCCACTAAGGACGTGGCGGTCTACAGCTCCATCAGCCTGTCCCCCATGCAGATCTACATCGTGGGCCGGCCCACCAAGAAGCTGCAGCAGCAGTGCCAGGTGAGCGGCGTTCAGGTGGGCGGGGCAGGCGGGAAGCCCCGCCCCTCGACCGCCGCGCCGCCCTGGGAGCCCCGCCCCCTACTGCCGGGCCACCCCGGAGCCCCGCCCCCCGACTGCCGCGCCGCCCTGGGATCCCCGCCCCCACTGCCCGGCAACCCCCGGAGCCCCGCCCCTCGACTGCCGCGCCGCCCCGGGCGCCCCGCCCGGCGACTGCCGGGCCAACCCGGAGCCCCGCCCCCTGACAGCCGTGCTTTCCGCTGCCCTCACCCGCAGTTCATCACCGACGGCTACGCGGCCCACCTGGCCCAGCTCAAGTACAACCACCGGGCGCGGCCAGCCCGCAACGCGGCCACCCGCATGGCGCTGCGCAAGGGCAGCTTCGGCCTGCCGGGCCAAGGCGACTTCCTGCGCTCCCGGAACCACCTGCTCCGCACCATCTCGGCCCAGCCCAGCGGCCCCGGCCCCCGACCACACGAGCGGACGCAGAGCCAGGCGGACAGCGAGCAGCGGGGACAGCGCAGCATGAGCATGGCGGCCGGCTGCTGGGGCCGCACCTTGGCCGGCCGGCCAGAGCCCGGCCCAGCCGCGGGCCCCAAGTAGGGCACCGGGAGTGAGGCGCTGTGGTCTCCATGGTGCTAGGCCAGGGCGGCCCGCCCTGCCAGGAGGCCTGGCCTGGGCACGTACTGTCGGCTGGGGCAAAGCTCGTCCCAGGGCCCGGCAGAGGACACGGGCTGTGCCAGACACAGCCCTCCCAGCCCAGCCTCACACTTTAGGGTCTGTGGGGTTCCAGCTGGTCGTGGAAGTTGGCAGGACGACCATCCCTGGGAAGACCTAAGGACCAGGACTCCCAACGTGGACTGGCCAGAAGGCACTCCTGGACGCTTGCCCTGCATTGACGTCCCCGCATTCCGATGCCAGGCCTGGGCACCTCCCATCCACTTGCTCGCCCTGACCCCCAGGTCCCCTGCCATTTGGTAGCAGCTGCGACGGGGTGGGGACAGCCTGCTTCTTGTTGACTCGAGTTACTCAACTGTTTGACCTCACTGGTTTTGCACTGATTTTTGAGAGTGGAGATTCATCACCATCTCCTATGGCTACAGACTCATGGACATGCATGAAAATTCAACGTTTGCCCATCCAAGACCTGCCACCACACAGAAGGCTCCAGGGCGGAGAATCCTTGTACAAATAGGAGAGAAAGGCCATATCATAATTTCTGCCGCTCTGCCTGGCCCATGAACCCATGGCAGCCCCAGACCCCAGCCTCTTCCACCTGCCCCATCTGGAGCCCAGTTCAGCCGCGGGCCTGGCGCCATCTCTGCCCTGGGCACAGCTCAGGCTGCCAGGTCAGTCAGTGAAGCCAAGTGGCTCCTGAGAAGCCTTGCCTGGGGCTACGGGGCCTGGACAGGCCTGGCCTCTTCTCCTCGCCTGCCATCAGCCAAGGCTCCAAGCCTCGGCCCTCCCTTCCGCGTTTCTACACCTTTCTACTTCTCCAATCTGATTTCTATGAGGTTTTTTTAAACGAGCAATCCTTGGCTGCTTCCTTTTCTTAACTCTTTCTGTACCAAACGCAGCCCCTCCACATGAAAACACCCAGCACTGTGACGGAGTCCAGCCTGGTTCTGGGTCCCAGGGCCCTGTCCGCTGCCCAGGCAGCGGGGCATGGCCTCTCTGCCTCACCCGAGCCCCGTTAATTCTACAGAATTTCTACTCTGGGGTGAGTGGGGCACAcccttagttttgtttttttttttttaaatgccagttCCGTTTCGATGCTGAATCTAAGAAGCCACAACTCGCTTAGTTAGCTTAAGGGCAGGCAGCCATGACTACACTTCCCACCTGGTAAGGACCACGCTGTCCTGTGCACTGGGTCTGAGCATCAGCTCTCTCTCCCCAGAACTGACCGCGATCTCAGCTGTGGCCTCGGCTCCAGGCAGCCCCTCTGCTGCTCCTCCACCCCCTTcatgacaggggagcctgccagGCCTCAGCTAGCCGTCCAACATCCAGGCTGCTTTTGTGAGAAGCGGCTGCCAACCTGGATACGGCCTCGGGGCCTCGCGGGCTGGGACGGTGAGGCACGCAGATGGATGTTAACATTTTCCCGTGTGTAGATATGTACAGCCAAAGGGTCATGTAAATGTTCTGCAAAAGTGGGTCTGTACAGAGTGAAAGCTATTTATTTTGTGCAGAGAAAAAATGTCTGGAGGGATGGGACCTTCAGGATTTATTCATATTTAAGATGTAGCTTTTTGTTGTTTCCGGCATTATGTATAAAGCGACGATTATTTTATGGACCAAGTTTTAATGTAACTGTTGCAGTGAAAGTGCAATATCTAACCCCCTGCTCCCAGCGGGAAACGCTCGGCCCGACAATCACAGCCCCAGCCAGGGGCCCCGTGGCCAGTGCCTCCTCCTGTCGGTCCCACCTCACCCCATCTCGCCTGTCGCCTCGGTGAGCAGCCATCCGGATGGAGGAGCACCTACAAGAGTCTCGGCCCGCCTGCAATAAAGGCCTGGAGGCTGCCAGCCCCAGGAGGCTGGGTGGGCAGTGAGCTTGGCCTCTCCCAGCGGGCCACTGCCCCACGGCTCTGAGCTCCCTGCCTGCCTACCCAGCCGCCAGCCACGCCAAGGACAACAGCAATAGTCCGGGCCTCTCCCAGCGGCCCTCAGCCATAGATGGTGAGGTGGGCAGCCCACCCTCCCCGTGGACGTCTCTCTTCTATATCCAGGTCGGCTTCCTGCCTCCCTTCAGATTCCTCTTGGCACATTATCCTCTTAAGGAAGCACCAGTTTTTCAGAAACTAAGAGAGGGAGGACAGAGTcctttaaaaataccaaaaatgtTTACAGCATTGGGTGCTGAGCTGCAGGGCTCAGGCCCGACCAGTCATAACCAAAGGGTGAGGCAGGCCTTGCTGactgccaccccaccccaggcctgttAGAGTAGAAGCCTTAGTcccagcccccccacccccaggactgAGCCTCAGCCCACCACTCCCAGACCCCACCACCTGCCTTCTCTTTGATTTCTAAAGAGGGATTCCGCAGAGACCCCATGCCCCCTTCCCAGCTCGGTCTGAACCGCCTGCCTGCCCGCCTGCCACGTCGCAGCCTTCACGTCTcaacctgtctgtctgtcttgtcTGTCTGGGCCGCCTGTGAGCGGTGTTCTGACGTATCCCCGCCCACCCTTGCTGTCCCTGCTCCATCGGACCTGAGTGTGCTGTGTACTGTGTTGTCATCTGTTACACCGATTAAAGAAGCAGGAAGGCTTCCTTCTGGGTCTCAGTACTGCGCCGACCACCAGAGcattgggggtgggggctggctgGGGGGTGCAGCCTGCCCTTGGGAGTAAAGGCAGTCCTTCCCAGTACACAATGCCAGCTGTGCTCACGGTAATACCAACACACCCCCGTGGGCCTTATCTCTGCTGGGCTTCCTTCTAGCCCCTTCCTGGGCATGAACTCAGTCTGTCCTCACAGCAATCCAGTGACGGAGGTGGGTGCTGTCAGCCTCCACCACACAGAGGACACAGCCTGCGAGCTGGGCCAGGACTCCTCCCAGGCCAGCAGGACTCTCTTATCTGCACAGTTAACAGCAAGGGCAGCAGCCTCCCGCCAGGCCTGAGGAAATCAGCTTAAAAGCCGAGGGTTTGGGATtcagttggggtggggtggggctctgGTCCAGGCAGGCTGACCTGAGGGTGAGGACCGCAAGAGTGGCTGGTGTGTGCCCCCCACCAAAGCTTGCAGAGTCCTTATTTTTGCCCTGAAGTCAGgttgcctccttccctccccataaGCACAAAAAGCAACAACACAGAGGATGTCTCCAACCAGGGAACATTTAATATCTGGGAAGGTGCGTTCTTTTGGGAGATGGAGGAGCTGACTCGGCCAGTTACCCCCGACCTCCACTCCCTGAATTGCAGAGGAAGCTGGGCCAGAGGCTGGTCTGCAGGAGAAAGAACACCCAGCGGGCTCCCCGCTGCCCACCCTGAGGCCAGCCTTCAGGTCATGCCAACACTGTGTGTAGCAGGCCTTGGCCGGGGGCCAGAGGGGCCTCAGGGCAGGAGCCCTGCTCGCATCTGGAAGGCCAGGCCGTCCCCTCGGGTGGCTTGCTGGGGAAGAAAGCACACAGGAGGGGACAGGTCAGAAGAAGAGCTGGGGGTGGGCCTGGGTAAGGGGGCGACACCCACCTTATTGATCTCTCTGTGTCGCTCCTTGGTGACGATTTCCTCTAAGACCTCACCATCTCCCTTAATGAgcctggggatggaggtgggcagGCTGAGCCTCTTAACTGAGAGGCCAGAGCACCAGAACCAGAAGCACCTGGCAGAGGGGTGCCAGGCCCAggccccaccaccaccctgagCAGGCTGCCACACCCTGCTGGCCACTCCCACTCCTCCCTCCTTACCTCCCTCCCTTTCCACAGAGATGAGGACAGAGGGTAGCTCTGCCACCAGACAGGCCAGCTGTGGCTCTTTGAAGGCCCTCCCTCAAGGCCTTTCCAGCCCCTGCAATTGCCTACTCCAGCCAATAGGGAGCAACGGCCTGAGAAGGCTCATCAACAAGGGACTTTTCCCCTGGACATCAGCCTGTTTcgagcagcagcagcccccatCCCTCCTCCTGAGAGTGCAGTCTGGGGCCAGCGCGCCTCACCTGGTGCGTCCTGTCTCCGGGTCCACCACCTTGCGGATGACGCTCTGCCGGGCATCCCACTCCTCCTTGGTCATGGGCTTCATGGCCTGGATGCGGGACTTCTGCTCGTCCGTCAGGACTGGAAGGGAAGATGGCAGGGAGGCGGTGGCAGGGCCTCAGGGAGGGGATCCTCCCTGCCCTGCACCCCGGGCAGCACAGTACCTGGGCCATCCTCTTCCTCCTTGGCTGCTCTGTGCCACTGGTCCAGCGAGGGCCCGGGCAGAGCCTCAGTCTGCTGCATTCTGGCCTTCTCCTTGCCTCTCTTCTTcagcttcttcttccttttcttcttcttcttcttcctcttcttgtcTTTGTGCTTCCCCCGCTTCTTCCGGCCATcgctggaggaagaggaggaagacgaAGAGGAAGAGGAGCTAGAAGAactggaagaagaggaggaggagctggatCGTGGTCTCCTCCGGGCCTTGTGCTTGCTTCTCTCTGTGATGCAGGGAGAAGGTGAGGCTGGAAGGCCAGGAGGGGAAGAAGTAAACCTTCGTCCCCTTGCTCTGGCCTGTAGCAGACTCAGGCTGACTACCTCCTGGCAGGGCTTCAGCACGCTGTGGAGAGGCACCTTCTGAACTCCGCAGTCACTGTCTGCCCAAGAGCAAGGTGGCCAGCACCCACATCTTAGGCCCTGCTACACCAAAACTATGATAAAGTTCTTGCTTCACTCCGTATTCAATGGATTGGCCCAGCCCCTGGATTCTGAGCGTCTTTCATTCCAGATAGCGAGGACACTCTTGTGTCCCTCTGAATAGTGCGCTCTGTGATTTTCCCAGTCAGTCTGGAGAAGCCCTCCCGACTGCCTGCAACGTCCTCCCTGAAGTACCCTCATCCCTTTCCCATTCCCTCTGGTCCTCACCCTCAGCCCCAGAGGAGGTGCTGCTGGCCTTGCGGCTTTGGGATCTCGAAGCCGAGCAGCTCCTCCGGACGTCCTTActgctcttcttccttttcttctccgaCCCTCGCCCCCGGGAACGGCTGCGACTCCTAGAGCGCTTGCGGGAGCCGACGTGAGCCATAGCGCCGCGAGCTGCAGACACGAAGGCGCGCTTAAACCCGGGATCGATCACGGGGCCGGCCCGCAGACTGGGTTCCCAGGGAGGCTCTACTTTGGCCGAGTCAACCAGACTCGGCCTGGTCTTCTGGGGCCTGGCACCCGTCACTACCCGGGGCAGCGTTATTGAGGGAGAGTTGGAGGAACCGTATGATCCTCGCCCGCCCCCAAACCCGGTAACCCAAGTTCTCCGCGGACTACCGGCTCCACCGCTGCGGCCCCTTTAAGGGTCCTCCCCCGCGCGGACGCTTCACGGCTGCGCGCGCAGCTCAGGCGCCTTTAGGAACGGCTGCGCTCCTCGGCTGCCAGGTGCgttcctcttcccttcccatGTGCACCTACCCTCCACCCCGTGCCCTCCGCGGCCTGCCGCCTCAAAGAAGTCCCCGGGGCTATTCCGCTCCCTCTTCAACCGCCCATCCGGCGGGACCGCCACCCCTGCACCACGCCTTCGCGTGAGGAAGCAACGGCTGGGTGACTTCCGGCCCGGGCGGTGCACTGGGAGGCTGTCCGGCCGCGAAGCGAGGCGCTGCTGCCTTTAGTTCTGAAGCCCCATGTTCCGTCTGTGGGGCAGCCCAAGAAACCGAGTCTGGCGCGCTCACCTCCCAGAGAGGCGAGCTGGGGCTCCAGGCTTCCGCCTCTAGGGGGCGCTCCCGGACGAGAGACCTGCTCGCCAGCCTGGTGCCAGTCCCAGAGCTCACAGGCCCTTTGCGGCAGCTGTGCCCTCTCCCATCTCTATCCTATTCGGTCGGCGCGCAGCACCCCCAGTCCCTGTGAAGCCCAGGGGAAGAGGCGACTGTGGATTTTCTACGGACATGTCCACACCAGCAGGCCATGAGCTCCAGAACCTTGGTCTTTCCGATGTCTGCTTTCAGTAATACAGAGAGGTCACAAACTCAGACGTCCATAGAAACCAGGAAGATCATAGCAACATATGAGGGACCCCTGTGAGGGAGTGTACCACAGGCCTCGAGAGTGGGGGCAGCTGAGTCTGGTCTCCCTAGTTTCTGCAATGTGGACTGGGGCCGGGTATTTCCAGATCTTCCCACTTTGCCAGGGGAGCCCAAACTCAAGATTTCAACATGGAAAACTCTCCCAAACATAGCATAGCTGCATGCCTCATCCAGTCTTGGGGCCACCGAGTTGCAAACTCTTTGATAGTAATGACAGCAGCAAACCCAGAGGACTGTTGTAAATTGCTTTATAAATGGGGAGTCATTTGATCCTCAAAACAGCTCTAGGACATAGGTactttccaggaaaaaaagacTAAGGCAGAGAGAGGCAGGTGGCTTACCCACAGTCACAACTGGAAGTGGCTGAATcagaatttgaatccaggcagtctggctccaagTCCCTGCTTTTAATCCTTCTGCAGCAACCCCTCCATACCATCCAGAAGATGGAGGTGACCCACCCTCCATCTTTGTTGGTGACCCACCCAAATCCCCTTAGAAGACAGGTGCTCTCGACCTTAGTCATGGTGTCTGCTGCTGACACCCCACACCTGGACTCTGCTCTGGAAGATTCCCTTGGCCACTGGGAGCCACGCTGCCCTGGAGGTGGATGTTGGGGAAGTTACTCACCCGCTCCATACCCTGAAACACCCCATAGCCAATAACTGCTGTTGAGGGCAAACTGTGCTACAGTTCATGCTCCAGAGAGCCCCATGGGATGGGGCTGAAGCTGGATGCTGTGTCAAACCATCCTGGTCCAGCTCCTTCCTGCCCTGTCCTGCTTCTCCCTGGAGCGCTCCCTCCTTAAACCACTTGCACAGGAATTCCAGTCTCAGGCTGTGGTCTACAAGCCCAACCTAAGCCAGCCTGTCTGCTGCAAGAATGACCCAGAAGCCTGTGTTGTCCTCTCGAAGCAAAAAGTGCTGAGGGCTGCAGGGCGTTTATTTCCGTCCTTGCCCGCCACCCTGGCCCTGGCCAAGCTCAAGTTAGGGCACACACATCCACCGTGGCGGGCTCCTCGCGGGTGAAGCCATCACCGAAGCCCTCGTCGTCCACCAGGTCAGGCTTGCGGCAGCACATGGGGCAGAGGCGGTTGCGCACGGCCGAGGCCCGGAGCCAGACGACCAAGTTCCAGCGCTCACCAGTGCCCAGGGGCCGGGCCCCATGCAGCTGGCCCCCCCGGTGCAGGAGGCCCTGGCCCACCACGTGCTCCACCTCCAAGGGCTTGGCCAGGGTTGAAGGCACCTGTGGACAGTGGGGCTCAGGCCTGGGTACTCACGGTGGCTCCGGCCCAGCCCCACGGGTTAAACACACTAACCTGGAAGAGATCCCCGAAATAGAGGGCACCCCCTGTGAAGGCCTTGCCCAGGGATACATTGAGGGTGAGCTCGGCGTTATCGTAGTGGCAGCCCAGCTCGCGGTCCTGGCCAGGCGCGTATTTGACCACAAAGGCCCGGTGGCTGTCCAGCCAGCCCCCACCACAGTCTGGATATAGCAGGGCCATCAGCGGCTGGAGGAAGCGCTCCCGCAGTGGTGTTACCAGTGGTTCATCCAGGCCTAGCTCATGTAGCAACACCTGTGGGTGGGGGAGCCCAGAATTAGCAGGGAACCTGGTAGGGCCTGTCCCTGAGTCCCTGGGGGAGTCCCTCACTAAGGACAGTGCTGAGTGCTATGCAGACATCATCAACCTGCTTAGCTTCATAATAATACTGCCTGATTTCATCTTACAGATGGTGAGACCAAGGCTCAGAGGAGGTCTGTGCTGGGAACACGTCTCCCCAGACAGATGTCCCTGCCTCCTTGTGCCGGCCGGGTGGAACCTCACCCACCCCATAGTTGTTCATGGTGTTGGGTCTTCCCTTG contains:
- the ARL6IP4 gene encoding ADP-ribosylation factor-like protein 6-interacting protein 4 isoform X2, with product MAHVGSRKRSRSRSRSRGRGSEKKRKKSSKDVRRSCSASRSQSRKASSTSSGAEASPSPCITERSKHKARRRPRSSSSSSSSSSSSSSSSSSSSSSSSDGRKKRGKHKDKKRKKKKKKRKKKLKKRGKEKARMQQTEALPGPSLDQWHRAAKEEEDGPVLTDEQKSRIQAMKPMTKEEWDARQSVIRKVVDPETGRTSKPPEGTAWPSRCEQGSCPEAPLAPGQGLLHTVLA
- the ARL6IP4 gene encoding ADP-ribosylation factor-like protein 6-interacting protein 4 isoform X1 yields the protein MAHVGSRKRSRSRSRSRGRGSEKKRKKSSKDVRRSCSASRSQSRKASSTSSGAEASPSPCITERSKHKARRRPRSSSSSSSSSSSSSSSSSSSSSSSSDGRKKRGKHKDKKRKKKKKKRKKKLKKRGKEKARMQQTEALPGPSLDQWHRAAKEEEDGPVLTDEQKSRIQAMKPMTKEEWDARQSVIRKVVDPETGRTRLIKGDGEVLEEIVTKERHREINKQATRGDGLAFQMRAGLLP
- the ARL6IP4 gene encoding ADP-ribosylation factor-like protein 6-interacting protein 4 isoform X3; amino-acid sequence: MAHVGSRKRSRSRSRSRGRGSEKKRKKSSKDVRRSCSASRSQSRKASSTSSGAEERSKHKARRRPRSSSSSSSSSSSSSSSSSSSSSSSSDGRKKRGKHKDKKRKKKKKKRKKKLKKRGKEKARMQQTEALPGPSLDQWHRAAKEEEDGPVLTDEQKSRIQAMKPMTKEEWDARQSVIRKVVDPETGRTRLIKGDGEVLEEIVTKERHREINKQATRGDGLAFQMRAGLLP
- the OGFOD2 gene encoding 2-oxoglutarate and iron-dependent oxygenase domain-containing protein 2 isoform X3; the protein is MPKGRPNTMNNYGVLLHELGLDEPLVTPLRERFLQPLMALLYPDCGGGWLDSHRAFVVKYAPGQDRELGCHYDNAELTLNVSLGKAFTGGALYFGDLFQVPSTLAKPLEVEHVVGQGLLHRGGQLHGARPLGTGERWNLVVWLRASAVRNRLCPMCCRKPDLVDDEGFGDGFTREEPATVDVCALT
- the OGFOD2 gene encoding 2-oxoglutarate and iron-dependent oxygenase domain-containing protein 2 isoform X2: MGTAAAPRRFCRCACFCSENLYVARYGLHVRFRSEQQLRQDYEPLEQEVERRRRLGPESAARKALIASSYRPARPEVYNLLQEAALAPEFLAAAEYSASSGADLKGLLQRLETVSEEKRIYRLPVFTAPFCQALLEELEHFEQSDMPKGRPNTMNNYGVLLHELGLDEPLVTPLRERFLQPLMALLYPDCGGGWLDSHRAFVVKYAPGQDRELGCHYDNAELTLNVSLGKAFTGGALYFGDLFQVPSTLAKPLEVEHVVGQGLLHRGGQLHGARPLGTGERWNLVVWLRASAVRNRLCPMCCRKPDLVDDEGFGDGFTREEPATVDVCALT
- the OGFOD2 gene encoding 2-oxoglutarate and iron-dependent oxygenase domain-containing protein 2 isoform X1, giving the protein MGTAAAPRRFCRCACFCSENLYVARYGLHVRFRSEQQLRQDYEPILRSRGCVSPKDFQQLLGELEQEVERRRRLGPESAARKALIASSYRPARPEVYNLLQEAALAPEFLAAAEYSASSGADLKGLLQRLETVSEEKRIYRLPVFTAPFCQALLEELEHFEQSDMPKGRPNTMNNYGVLLHELGLDEPLVTPLRERFLQPLMALLYPDCGGGWLDSHRAFVVKYAPGQDRELGCHYDNAELTLNVSLGKAFTGGALYFGDLFQVPSTLAKPLEVEHVVGQGLLHRGGQLHGARPLGTGERWNLVVWLRASAVRNRLCPMCCRKPDLVDDEGFGDGFTREEPATVDVCALT